A stretch of the Planktothricoides raciborskii GIHE-MW2 genome encodes the following:
- a CDS encoding element excision factor XisI family protein produces MPQHDLYHDEVKNALSKDGWTITIEHYRNIIIQLLEKHAHHKPSHGEIEPLLLCDRIADNYLLLDIGWDRTGRVHSVVLHLRIIEEKIWIEFDGTEGGIALELLELEVPKSDIVLGFIRPKSRHLTDFSVA; encoded by the coding sequence ATGCCTCAACATGACCTGTATCACGACGAAGTGAAAAATGCTTTAAGCAAAGATGGCTGGACAATTACAATAGAACATTACCGTAATATCATTATCCAGCTTCTCGAAAAACACGCCCACCATAAACCAAGTCATGGAGAAATTGAACCCCTATTACTTTGCGATCGCATCGCCGATAATTACTTATTGTTGGACATAGGATGGGATCGAACGGGACGAGTTCACTCTGTTGTATTGCATTTGCGAATAATTGAAGAGAAAATTTGGATTGAGTTTGATGGGACCGAAGGAGGAATTGCTTTAGAACTATTAGAATTAGAAGTCCCTAAATCAGATATTGTTTTAGGATTTATTCGCCCAAAAAGTCGCCATTTAACAGATTTTTCTGTGGCGTAA
- a CDS encoding Uma2 family endonuclease, whose product MTIATAKRFTIEEYHRLIDLEMLQTDDRTELIEGEIIKMVAKGKPHAVCCSLLNREILKLIGNNAIVRCQDPIMLSNYSEPEPDLAIARNRDDNYLANHPTPEDILLVIEIADSSLEYDREIKLGLYAKSGINDYWIFNLIENQLEVYRHPYQKSQSNKFDYRQKQIFLPNETVILPGLGDAILDLAKVFPHANFSAAINQ is encoded by the coding sequence ATGACTATAGCCACTGCTAAACGGTTTACAATTGAGGAATATCATCGCCTAATTGACCTGGAAATGCTCCAAACAGACGATCGCACTGAATTAATTGAAGGAGAAATTATCAAAATGGTTGCTAAAGGTAAACCTCATGCGGTTTGTTGTTCGCTGTTAAATCGAGAAATATTAAAATTAATCGGCAATAACGCCATAGTTCGATGCCAAGACCCAATAATGCTGTCTAACTATAGCGAACCAGAACCAGATTTAGCGATCGCCCGCAACCGCGATGATAATTATTTGGCCAATCATCCTACTCCCGAAGATATTTTATTAGTCATAGAAATTGCCGATTCTTCTCTGGAATACGATCGCGAAATTAAACTCGGTCTTTATGCGAAATCGGGAATTAATGACTATTGGATTTTCAACTTAATCGAAAATCAACTAGAAGTTTACCGCCATCCCTATCAAAAATCCCAAAGTAACAAATTTGACTATCGGCAAAAGCAAATATTTCTCCCCAATGAAACCGTTATTTTACCCGGTTTAGGCGATGCTATCCTGGACTTGGCGAAAGTTTTCCCCCATGCCAATTTTTCAGCAGCCATAAATCAATAG